A window from Ictalurus punctatus breed USDA103 unplaced genomic scaffold, Coco_2.0 Super-Scaffold_100046, whole genome shotgun sequence encodes these proteins:
- the LOC128630130 gene encoding uncharacterized protein LOC128630130 isoform X5, whose product MSREDPRPFLAISCPSSCDSALVCVGPRRWRARGGERRQMEMRIMCHEAQEILPDGTAMVLAAFVQRSTVMSKNRKRPPHNPESYDPLFMHPDLSFGTHTGSCGHIMHSLCWQRSLNINDANREEKYNSHFFHKACVEPWLMDHRTCPMYVCHPQIPQSRALSTFTHTVTQSPAYTPTPSLSHSDAAFSGYESLHATEQLGPADHTHEACMKQCCTEQMTECLDWIMAECKNLYSKFLQSMAISFIQKSDG is encoded by the exons atgagtagagaggatcctaggccatttttagcaatttcctg ccccagttcatgtgacagtgctctggtgtgtgtgggacctcgtcgttggcgtgccagaggaggagagaggaggcagaTGGAGATGCGTATCATGTGTCACGAAGCGCAGGAGATCCTACCTGATGGCACCGCCATGGTGCTCGCTGCCTTTGTCCAACGCTCTACGGTCATGTCCAAGAACCGCAAAAGACCCCCTCACAATCCAG agagctatgatcccctcttcatgcaccctgacctgtcctttggtacccataccggcagctgtggccacatcatgcactctctctgctggcagag GTCTTTGAATATCAATGATGCAAACAGGGAGGAGAAATATAACAG tcACTTCTTCCATAAGGCATGTGTTGAGCCATGGCTGATGGATCACAGGACCTGCCCGATGTACGTGTGTCATCCTCAAATCCCTCAGAgtagag CACTGagtactttcacacacactgtgactcagTCTCCAGCATACACCCCAACTCCGAGTCTCTCACACAGCGATGCTGCCTTTTCTGGATATGAATCTCTGCATGCAACAGAGCAGCTGGGTCCTGCTGACCACACACATGAAG CGTGTATGAAGCAGTGCTGCACGGAGCAGATGACAGAATGTCTGGACTGgattatggctgaatgtaagaatttGTATTCAAAATTTCTGCAGAGTATGGCGATCTCCTTCATACAGAAGTCAGATGGTTGA
- the LOC128630130 gene encoding E3 ubiquitin-protein ligase UBR2 isoform X7 produces the protein MSREDPRPFLAISCPSSCDSALVCVGPRRWRARGGERRQMEMRIMCHEAQEILPDGTAMVLAAFVQRSTVMSKNRKRPPHNPESYDPLFMHPDLSFGTHTGSCGHIMHSLCWQRSLNINDANREEKYNRFGGSVFEVPLHYDKPAFESETRS, from the exons atgagtagagaggatcctaggccatttttagcaatttcctg ccccagttcatgtgacagtgctctggtgtgtgtgggacctcgtcgttggcgtgccagaggaggagagaggaggcagaTGGAGATGCGTATCATGTGTCACGAAGCGCAGGAGATCCTACCTGATGGCACCGCCATGGTGCTCGCTGCCTTTGTCCAACGCTCTACGGTCATGTCCAAGAACCGCAAAAGACCCCCTCACAATCCAG agagctatgatcccctcttcatgcaccctgacctgtcctttggtacccataccggcagctgtggccacatcatgcactctctctgctggcagag GTCTTTGAATATCAATGATGCAAACAGGGAGGAGAAATATAACAG GTTTGGAGGCAGTGTGTTTGAAGTGCCACTGCACTACGATAAGCCCGCCTTTGAGAGTGAAACTCGCAGCTAG
- the LOC128630130 gene encoding uncharacterized protein LOC128630130 isoform X4 encodes MFMQDYAMLRQQEEESRYKGEFVFSTETQPGTDRVTSELEPELHEVGSPAEVQQRVSGEALAPGFDVRVPVKSQVPEVQNKPRVPEVQIKPRVPEFTFRPTDPNDQMPLTPSQAPLTPQSADTHRQAPLTPQSADTHRQAPLTPQSADTHRQAPLTPQSADTHRQAPLTPQSADTASQALPMPKVHIVTSEPQPPRSAEVVAQPACSMATSVPPLLLRGDPHSSPWPHGGLLSPSSSAGDVALLSCSAEEISQPPCAIVEAARPPDFAGDIFSREPGPPDGGRIILGAPGVAPLGEGSVTYQEALDSTSHQPLHCTTCHMTTCT; translated from the exons ATGTTCATGCAGGACTACGCCATGCtacgccaacaggaggaggagtccagGTACAAGGGGGAGTTTGTGTTCAGTacagagacccagcccgggaccgacagggtgacctcagagctcgaacctgagctccacgaggtgggctcacctgccgaggtCCAGCAAAGGGTCAGCGGGGAGGCACTAGCACCAGGCTTTGATGTCcgagtcccagtcaagtctcaagtccctgaggtccaaaacaagcctcgcgtccctgaggtccaaatcAAGCCTCGCGTCCCTGAGTTCACGTTCAGGCCTACTGACCCAAATGACCAAATGCCgctcacgcccagccaagctccgctcacgccacagtccgccgacacgcaccgccaagctccgctcacgccacagtccgccgacacgcaccgccaagctccgctcacgccacagtccgccgacacgcaccgccaagctccgctcacgccacagtccgccgacacgcaccgccaagctccgctcacgccacagtccgccgacacggccagccaagctctgcctatgcccaaggttcacatagtgacctcagagcctcagcctccccgttcagctgag gtcgtcgctcaacccgcctgctccatggcaactagTGTtcccccccttctgcttcgaggagacccacactcctctccctggccgcacgggggACTTCTCtcgccttccagttcagctggggacgtcgcgctgctttcatgctctgccgaggaaatatctcagcctccctgtgccattgtagaagccgcccggcctcctgattttgcgggggacattttctccagggagccaggaccaccagatggaggacgtataattttgggcgctccgggagtagcgcccttgggggagggttctgtcacgtatcaggaagctctggactccacttcccatcagccactgcactgcactacatgtcacatgaccacctgcacctga
- the LOC128630130 gene encoding DNA translocase FtsK isoform X3: MFMQDYAMLRQQEEESRYKGEFVFSTETQPGTDRVTSELEPELHEVGSPAEVQQRVSGEALAPGFDVRVPVKSQVPEVQNKPRVPEVQIKPRVPEFTFRPTDPNDQMPLTPSQAPLTPQSADTHRQAPLTPQSADTHRQAPLTPQSADTHRQAPLTPQSADTHRQAPLTPQSADTASQALPMPKVHIVTSEPQPPRSAEVVAQTPRSAEVVAQTPRSAEVVAQPACSMATSVPPLLLRGDPHSSPWPHGGLLSPSSSAGDVALLSCSAEEISQPPCAIVEAARPPDFAGDIFSREPGPPDGGRIILGAPGVAPLGEGSVTYQEALDSTSHQPLHCTTCHMTTCT; the protein is encoded by the exons ATGTTCATGCAGGACTACGCCATGCtacgccaacaggaggaggagtccagGTACAAGGGGGAGTTTGTGTTCAGTacagagacccagcccgggaccgacagggtgacctcagagctcgaacctgagctccacgaggtgggctcacctgccgaggtCCAGCAAAGGGTCAGCGGGGAGGCACTAGCACCAGGCTTTGATGTCcgagtcccagtcaagtctcaagtccctgaggtccaaaacaagcctcgcgtccctgaggtccaaatcAAGCCTCGCGTCCCTGAGTTCACGTTCAGGCCTACTGACCCAAATGACCAAATGCCgctcacgcccagccaagctccgctcacgccacagtccgccgacacgcaccgccaagctccgctcacgccacagtccgccgacacgcaccgccaagctccgctcacgccacagtccgccgacacgcaccgccaagctccgctcacgccacagtccgccgacacgcaccgccaagctccgctcacgccacagtccgccgacacggccagccaagctctgcctatgcccaaggttcacatagtgacctcagagcctcagcctccccgttcagctgag gtcgtcgctcagactccccgttcagctgaggtcgtcgctcagactccccgttcagctgaggtcgtcgctcaacccgcctgctccatggcaactagTGTtcccccccttctgcttcgaggagacccacactcctctccctggccgcacgggggACTTCTCtcgccttccagttcagctggggacgtcgcgctgctttcatgctctgccgaggaaatatctcagcctccctgtgccattgtagaagccgcccggcctcctgattttgcgggggacattttctccagggagccaggaccaccagatggaggacgtataattttgggcgctccgggagtagcgcccttgggggagggttctgtcacgtatcaggaagctctggactccacttcccatcagccactgcactgcactacatgtcacatgaccacctgcacctga
- the LOC128630130 gene encoding protein IWS1 homolog isoform X1, giving the protein MFMQDYAMLRQQEEESRYKGEFVFSTETQPGTDRVTSELEPELHEVGSPAEVQQRVSGEALAPGFDVRVPVKSQVPEVQNKPRVPEVQIKPRVPEFTFRPTDPNDQMPLTPSQAPLTPQSADTHRQAPLTPQSADTHRQAPLTPQSADTHRQAPLTPQSADTHRQAPLTPQSADTASQALPMPKVHIVTSEPQPPRSAEVAAQTPRSAEVVAQTPRSAEVVAQTPRSAEVVAQTPRSAEVVAQPACSMATSVPPLLLRGDPHSSPWPHGGLLSPSSSAGDVALLSCSAEEISQPPCAIVEAARPPDFAGDIFSREPGPPDGGRIILGAPGVAPLGEGSVTYQEALDSTSHQPLHCTTCHMTTCT; this is encoded by the coding sequence ATGTTCATGCAGGACTACGCCATGCtacgccaacaggaggaggagtccagGTACAAGGGGGAGTTTGTGTTCAGTacagagacccagcccgggaccgacagggtgacctcagagctcgaacctgagctccacgaggtgggctcacctgccgaggtCCAGCAAAGGGTCAGCGGGGAGGCACTAGCACCAGGCTTTGATGTCcgagtcccagtcaagtctcaagtccctgaggtccaaaacaagcctcgcgtccctgaggtccaaatcAAGCCTCGCGTCCCTGAGTTCACGTTCAGGCCTACTGACCCAAATGACCAAATGCCgctcacgcccagccaagctccgctcacgccacagtccgccgacacgcaccgccaagctccgctcacgccacagtccgccgacacgcaccgccaagctccgctcacgccacagtccgccgacacgcaccgccaagctccgctcacgccacagtccgccgacacgcaccgccaagctccgctcacgccacagtccgccgacacggccagccaagctctgcctatgcccaaggttcacatagtgacctcagagcctcagcctccccgttcagctgaggtcgccGCTCAgactccccgttcagctgaggtcgtcgctcagactccccgttcagctgaggtcgtcgctcagactccccgttcagctgaggtcgtcgctcagactccccgttcagctgaggtcgtcgctcaacccgcctgctccatggcaactagTGTtcccccccttctgcttcgaggagacccacactcctctccctggccgcacgggggACTTCTCtcgccttccagttcagctggggacgtcgcgctgctttcatgctctgccgaggaaatatctcagcctccctgtgccattgtagaagccgcccggcctcctgattttgcgggggacattttctccagggagccaggaccaccagatggaggacgtataattttgggcgctccgggagtagcgcccttgggggagggttctgtcacgtatcaggaagctctggactccacttcccatcagccactgcactgcactacatgtcacatgaccacctgcacctga
- the LOC128630130 gene encoding protein IWS1 homolog isoform X2, giving the protein MLRQQEEESRYKGEFVFSTETQPGTDRVTSELEPELHEVGSPAEVQQRVSGEALAPGFDVRVPVKSQVPEVQNKPRVPEVQIKPRVPEFTFRPTDPNDQMPLTPSQAPLTPQSADTHRQAPLTPQSADTHRQAPLTPQSADTHRQAPLTPQSADTHRQAPLTPQSADTASQALPMPKVHIVTSEPQPPRSAEVAAQTPRSAEVVAQTPRSAEVVAQTPRSAEVVAQTPRSAEVVAQPACSMATSVPPLLLRGDPHSSPWPHGGLLSPSSSAGDVALLSCSAEEISQPPCAIVEAARPPDFAGDIFSREPGPPDGGRIILGAPGVAPLGEGSVTYQEALDSTSHQPLHCTTCHMTTCT; this is encoded by the coding sequence ATGCtacgccaacaggaggaggagtccagGTACAAGGGGGAGTTTGTGTTCAGTacagagacccagcccgggaccgacagggtgacctcagagctcgaacctgagctccacgaggtgggctcacctgccgaggtCCAGCAAAGGGTCAGCGGGGAGGCACTAGCACCAGGCTTTGATGTCcgagtcccagtcaagtctcaagtccctgaggtccaaaacaagcctcgcgtccctgaggtccaaatcAAGCCTCGCGTCCCTGAGTTCACGTTCAGGCCTACTGACCCAAATGACCAAATGCCgctcacgcccagccaagctccgctcacgccacagtccgccgacacgcaccgccaagctccgctcacgccacagtccgccgacacgcaccgccaagctccgctcacgccacagtccgccgacacgcaccgccaagctccgctcacgccacagtccgccgacacgcaccgccaagctccgctcacgccacagtccgccgacacggccagccaagctctgcctatgcccaaggttcacatagtgacctcagagcctcagcctccccgttcagctgaggtcgccGCTCAgactccccgttcagctgaggtcgtcgctcagactccccgttcagctgaggtcgtcgctcagactccccgttcagctgaggtcgtcgctcagactccccgttcagctgaggtcgtcgctcaacccgcctgctccatggcaactagTGTtcccccccttctgcttcgaggagacccacactcctctccctggccgcacgggggACTTCTCtcgccttccagttcagctggggacgtcgcgctgctttcatgctctgccgaggaaatatctcagcctccctgtgccattgtagaagccgcccggcctcctgattttgcgggggacattttctccagggagccaggaccaccagatggaggacgtataattttgggcgctccgggagtagcgcccttgggggagggttctgtcacgtatcaggaagctctggactccacttcccatcagccactgcactgcactacatgtcacatgaccacctgcacctga
- the LOC128630130 gene encoding E3 ubiquitin-protein ligase UBR2 isoform X6 — protein MSREDPRPFLAISCPSSCDSALVCVGPRRWRARGGERRQMEMRIMCHEAQEILPDGTAMVLAAFVQRSTVMSKNRKRPPHNPESYDPLFMHPDLSFGTHTGSCGHIMHSLCWQRSLNINDANREEKYNRTKDQQSEAADSQDGYLGRQDATNVSGVLCHVAPTVGRLPSCATKVAGRQELPGLQLTAYVHAGLRHATPTGGGVQVQGGVCVQYRDPARDRQGDLRART, from the exons atgagtagagaggatcctaggccatttttagcaatttcctg ccccagttcatgtgacagtgctctggtgtgtgtgggacctcgtcgttggcgtgccagaggaggagagaggaggcagaTGGAGATGCGTATCATGTGTCACGAAGCGCAGGAGATCCTACCTGATGGCACCGCCATGGTGCTCGCTGCCTTTGTCCAACGCTCTACGGTCATGTCCAAGAACCGCAAAAGACCCCCTCACAATCCAG agagctatgatcccctcttcatgcaccctgacctgtcctttggtacccataccggcagctgtggccacatcatgcactctctctgctggcagag GTCTTTGAATATCAATGATGCAAACAGGGAGGAGAAATATAACAG aacgaaagaccaacaatcagaagcagcagatagCCAAGATGGATATCTGGGGCGTCAGGATGCCaccaatgttagtggagtacTTTGCCACGTTGCGCCAACAGTCGGAAGATTACCAAGCTGCGCTACGAAAGTAGCAGGACGGCAGGAATTACCTGGGCTTCAACTTACCGCCTATGTTCATGCAGGACTACGCCATGCtacgccaacaggaggaggagtccagGTACAAGGGGGAGTTTGTGTTCAGTacagagacccagcccgggaccgacagggtgacctcagagctcgaacctga
- the LOC128630129 gene encoding uncharacterized protein LOC128630129, with amino-acid sequence MDRTLQYLLEASLQQHAVTQQLAESLQVAIQTLIAMRTEAPAASVPLPDASSEIRRLLPPLGPEEDLEAYFEAFESIARREGWDREDWPRALGPLLTGEARTAYYALEPEEAADYLAMKEGVLAWCGRTPGQAATEFHRWVYRPGARPRCQMSALIRITKRWLRPDRHTASEVAEKVAVDRFLRALPRAERQAVGAHATTTPQELLTVLERTLANLELDPGEQQHLDRPLGAQGPRSDRQTRPCTWRNPQRAPTCEHPRKESMPTEPEREAAWLLTKPWLAGCALHQRQPPEAPSLTVWVEGKPVTALLDTGSTVTLAQPSILLDGRHPSGTLTMTCVHGDTREVPAAEVRIRGEAGTWPLQVGIIPKLPVPLLLGRDWPGFRVVPRAGPRRSRRRVKGQARIDRVGPIVREAGLTANPKKCHPGLTEAQYLGYRIGQGMMKPQLKKIEAVKDYPRPTSKNQVRAFLGLAGYYRRFVPNFSAVASPLSDLTKKGQPDQVRWTADAERAFPGPKRSPHRHPLGPPPSGSRLGAEGGVLSRPAECWRT; translated from the coding sequence ATGGACCGCACCCTGCAATACCTGCTGGaggccagcctccagcagcacgctgtgacacagcagctcgccgagAGCCTTCAGGTCGCCATACAGACACTGATCGCCATGAGGACTGAGGCCCCCGCCGCCTCCGTGCCTCTCCCCGACGCAAGCAGTGAGATCCGCCGCCTACTACCCCCCCTCGGCCCCGAAGAGGACCTCGAGGCGTACTTCGAAGCCTTCGAGAGTATCGCCCGCCGGGAGGGGTGGGACCGTGAAGATTGGCCACGCGCCCTTGGCCCACTACTCACGGGAGAGGCCCGaacagcctactatgccctcgagccGGAGGAGGCCGCAGACTACCtggcgatgaaggagggagtcctggcatggtgtggccGAACCCCTGGCCAGGCAGCTACTGAATTCCATCGCTGGGTTTATCGACCAGGTGCCCGACCACGGTGCCAGATGAGCGCCCTCATCCGGATCACCAAACGATGGCTCCGGCCGGATCGGCATACCGCCTCAGAGGTGGCAGAGAAAGTGGCGGTCGACCGTTTCCTGAGGGCGCTACCacgggcagagagacaggctgtgGGGGCACATGCCACAACTACGCCCCAGGAACTCCTGACTGTCCTGGAGCGAACCTTGGCCAACCTAGAGCTCGACcccggggagcagcagcacctcgatcGGCCCCTCGGTGCCCAGGGCCCCCGGTCCGACCGCCAGACCCGGCCCTGCACCTGGAGGAACCCCCAGAGGGCGCCCACTTGTGAACACCCCCGAAAGGAGTccatgcctacagagccggagagggaagccGCCTGGCTGCTGACAAAACCATGGCTCgcaggctgcgccctccatcagcggcaaccgccggaggcgccctctttgacggtgtgggtcgaagggaaaccggtaaccgccctactggacaccgggagcacggtgaccctcgcCCAGCCCTCCATCCTGCTTGACGGACGCCACCCAAGCGGGACGCTCACCATGAcctgcgtccatggggacacccgggaagtCCCCGCAGCCGAGGTCCGGATCCGGGGCGAAGCCGGCACCTGGCCCCTTCAGGTCGGAATCATCCCCAAACTCCCCGTGCCCCTCCTCCTGGGACGAGACTGGCCCGGATTCCGGGTGGTACCGAGAGCCGGGCCCCGGAGATCGCGGCGACGTGTGAAGGGGCAAGCAaggattgacagggtgggccCCATCGTCCGGGAGGCTGGCCTGACAGCGaacccaaagaaatgccacccagggctgacggaagcccagtacctgggataccgtATCGGACAGGGAATGATGAAGCCCCAACTAAAGAAGATcgaggctgtgaaggactaTCCGCGTCCGACATCGAAAAaccaggtacgtgccttcttgggattggcgggctactaccgcaggttcgtgcctaacttttctgctgtagcctctcccctctcagaccttacaaagaagggccagccagaccaggtgaGGTGGACAGCCGATGCAGAAAGGGCCTTCCCAGGCCCTAAAAGAAGCCCTCACCGACaccctctgggcccaccaccgagcggcagtaggctcggagctgaggggggggtactgtcgcgaccGGCAGAGTGCTGGCGCACATaa